The Streptomyces tendae genome has a window encoding:
- a CDS encoding FAD-binding and (Fe-S)-binding domain-containing protein encodes MTDHRDLSAALRAAVRGEVDLGVTARALTTMDASNYRRVPLGVVAPRDADDVAAVLSVCREHGVPVVPRGGGTSIAGQATGTGVVLDFTRHMNRLLSLDPDAGTAVVQPGLVLDRLQEAAAPYGLRFGPDPSTHGRCTLGGMIGNNSCGAHSVAWGTTADNLRTLSVVTARGERLRPGPGWAGAPPGLRALVDGELARLRTGFPDLPRRISGYAVDALLPEHGADVARSLCGSEGTLAVLTEAEVTLVRAPRAQALAVLAYADESGAAQAAAGLLPYRPLTVEGMAADLVPAGADLPRGAAWLFVETGGDTEAEARAAAEAVVRAADVVDALVVTDPARQRTLWRIREDASGTATRMPDRSEAWPGWEDCAVPPARLGAYLRDFRALLAEHGLRGTPYGHFGDGCIHVRIDFDLLTGPGVARFRRFSEELADLIVAHGGSLSGEHGDGQARAELLPRMYGARTVALFERVKALWDPDDLLNPGMLVRPAPLDANLRFSVLPREPVDVAFGYPADAGDFSAAVRRCVGVAKCRTTSVAGSAVMCPSFRATGEEEHSTRGRARLLHEMLAGEVVTDGWRSTEVRDALDLCLSCKGCRSDCPVGVDMATYKAEFLHHHYAGRRRPAAHYAMGWLPVWLSWAARTRTAGVANALASVRPLARLVKRVAGIAGEREIPSLATEPFSRWWRRRRTPAAGGGPLVVLWPDTFTEHLSPSVGRAAVRVLEAAGLRVALPPTLRPASGGRVGDARSRSALSLLTARRGRVCCGLTYLSTGQLDRARTVLRRTLDLLEPVLATDAPLVVLEPSCAAALRTDAPELLHDDPRAARLASRVLTFAEVLERHAPDWRPPALNRPVTGQTHCHQHAVLGDGPDRGLREAAGLTGELSGGCCGLAGNFGFEKGHYDVSRACAEEQLLPSVREAPDEAVVLADGFSCRTQLEQLAGVRGHHLAEILAAALDEEG; translated from the coding sequence ATGACGGATCACCGGGACCTGTCGGCGGCGCTGCGGGCGGCGGTGCGCGGCGAGGTCGACCTCGGGGTCACCGCGCGGGCGCTGACCACGATGGACGCCTCCAACTACCGGAGGGTTCCGCTCGGCGTGGTGGCGCCCCGGGACGCCGACGACGTGGCGGCGGTGCTGTCGGTGTGCCGGGAGCACGGCGTGCCCGTCGTGCCGCGCGGGGGCGGGACGTCGATCGCGGGGCAGGCGACCGGCACCGGCGTCGTGCTCGACTTCACACGCCACATGAACCGCCTGCTGTCCCTCGATCCGGACGCGGGGACCGCCGTGGTCCAACCCGGGCTGGTCCTCGACCGCCTCCAGGAGGCCGCCGCCCCGTACGGCCTCCGCTTCGGCCCCGACCCGTCGACCCACGGCCGCTGCACCCTCGGCGGCATGATCGGCAACAACTCCTGCGGCGCGCACTCGGTCGCCTGGGGCACCACGGCCGACAACCTGCGCACCCTCTCCGTGGTCACCGCACGCGGGGAGCGGCTGCGCCCGGGACCCGGCTGGGCGGGGGCGCCGCCGGGCCTGCGTGCCCTGGTCGACGGCGAACTCGCCCGCCTGCGCACGGGGTTCCCCGACCTGCCCCGCCGCATCTCCGGGTACGCGGTGGACGCCCTGCTGCCCGAGCACGGCGCCGACGTCGCCCGCTCCCTCTGCGGCTCCGAGGGCACCCTGGCCGTGCTCACGGAGGCCGAGGTCACCCTCGTACGGGCGCCCCGCGCGCAGGCGCTCGCCGTGCTGGCGTACGCGGACGAGAGCGGGGCCGCGCAGGCGGCGGCCGGGCTGCTGCCGTACCGGCCGCTGACGGTGGAGGGCATGGCGGCCGACCTGGTGCCGGCCGGCGCGGACCTGCCGCGCGGGGCGGCCTGGCTGTTCGTGGAGACGGGCGGGGACACGGAGGCGGAGGCCCGCGCCGCCGCCGAGGCGGTCGTGCGGGCGGCGGACGTCGTGGACGCGCTGGTGGTCACCGACCCGGCCCGGCAGCGCACCCTGTGGCGCATCCGGGAGGACGCGAGCGGGACGGCGACCCGCATGCCGGACAGGAGTGAGGCCTGGCCCGGCTGGGAGGACTGCGCGGTGCCGCCCGCCCGGCTCGGCGCGTACCTGCGGGACTTCCGGGCGCTGCTGGCCGAGCACGGCCTGCGGGGCACCCCCTACGGGCACTTCGGGGACGGCTGCATCCACGTCCGCATCGACTTCGACCTGCTGACCGGGCCGGGCGTCGCCCGCTTCCGGCGCTTCTCGGAGGAGCTGGCCGACCTGATCGTCGCCCACGGCGGCTCGCTCTCCGGCGAGCACGGCGACGGCCAGGCCCGCGCCGAGCTGCTGCCCCGCATGTACGGCGCGCGGACGGTCGCCCTCTTCGAGCGGGTGAAGGCCCTCTGGGACCCGGACGACCTGCTCAACCCCGGCATGCTGGTCCGCCCCGCCCCCCTCGACGCGAACCTCCGCTTCTCCGTCCTGCCGCGCGAACCGGTCGACGTCGCCTTCGGCTACCCCGCCGACGCCGGCGACTTCTCGGCCGCCGTGCGGCGCTGTGTGGGCGTCGCCAAGTGCCGTACGACGTCGGTGGCCGGGTCCGCGGTGATGTGCCCGTCGTTCCGGGCGACGGGCGAGGAGGAGCACTCCACGCGCGGACGCGCCCGCCTGCTGCACGAGATGCTCGCGGGCGAGGTGGTGACCGACGGCTGGCGCTCCACCGAGGTACGGGACGCCCTCGACCTGTGCCTGTCCTGCAAGGGCTGCCGCTCCGACTGCCCGGTCGGCGTCGACATGGCCACCTACAAGGCGGAGTTCCTGCACCACCACTACGCGGGCCGCCGCCGTCCCGCCGCCCACTACGCGATGGGGTGGCTGCCGGTGTGGCTGTCCTGGGCCGCCCGGACCCGGACGGCGGGGGTGGCGAACGCGCTCGCCTCGGTGCGGCCGCTCGCGCGGCTGGTCAAGCGGGTGGCGGGGATCGCGGGGGAGCGGGAGATCCCGTCTCTGGCGACGGAGCCTTTCAGCCGGTGGTGGCGGAGGAGGCGGACGCCTGCCGCGGGCGGTGGCCCGCTGGTGGTGCTCTGGCCGGACACCTTCACCGAGCACCTGTCGCCGTCGGTGGGACGGGCGGCCGTGCGGGTGCTGGAGGCGGCGGGACTGCGGGTGGCGCTGCCGCCGACGCTGCGGCCGGCGTCCGGCGGACGGGTGGGCGACGCGCGGTCACGTTCGGCGCTGTCCCTGCTCACGGCGCGGCGCGGCCGGGTCTGCTGCGGGCTGACCTACCTCTCCACCGGCCAGCTGGACCGCGCCCGTACGGTGCTGCGGCGCACCCTCGACCTGCTGGAACCGGTGCTGGCCACGGACGCGCCGCTGGTGGTGCTGGAACCGAGCTGTGCGGCCGCCCTGCGCACGGACGCCCCGGAACTCCTCCATGACGACCCGCGCGCGGCGCGACTCGCCTCCCGCGTCCTGACGTTCGCGGAGGTGCTGGAGCGGCACGCCCCCGACTGGCGCCCGCCCGCACTGAACCGTCCGGTCACCGGCCAGACCCACTGCCACCAGCACGCGGTCCTGGGCGACGGCCCCGACCGCGGACTGCGGGAGGCGGCCGGTCTCACCGGGGAGCTGAGCGGAGGCTGCTGCGGCCTGGCGGGCAACTTCGGCTTCGAGAAGGGCCATTACGACGTCTCCCGTGCCTGCGCGGAGGAACAGCTGCTGCCGTCGGTGCGGGAGGCGCCGGACGAGGCGGTGGTCCTGGCGGACGGCTTCTCCTGCCGCACCCAGCTGGAGCAGCTGGCGGGCGTCCGGGGACACCACCTGGCGGAGATCCTCGCGGCGGCGCTGGACGAGGAGGGATGA